The Paramisgurnus dabryanus chromosome 6, PD_genome_1.1, whole genome shotgun sequence genome has a window encoding:
- the ndc1 gene encoding nucleoporin NDC1 isoform X2 translates to MTKHDKMFSLKQNCWFIRKVVIWRALASIAWTVILLPVTTALFVFVSRFCLFHPVQWIIECTSLLSAPSTIFSLVVLCAVVLITGIFNLEFYTLVPSIPCSRVALLGAVLHPWQCVHSLVYCTMGMLMMWCAAVIIGGRYSALGSPCRASESGEPMTCLNEYHLFLLLAGAFVGYSHSFLGVVQNMYYVSFQPIQQYKYLRFKGSLPMVVKRSVIQSLYSARNFIGLYFFFGYVPKAWISSTLNLHIDRSVQPLDSFTGLLDFSLLYHLSISGTFLYLTWYITVLLFRIYVTEAYSFPVQSTFTEDAEQCLPKVLSEKNTLVMKFLALQDLALLSQHSPSRRQEVFSLSQPGGHPHNWNAISKECLSLLSELTLRLVAHQDAVASNGRIKSQSTSSDTKSGSSGSSVMLGTEDLPETPRPNISLRTPGSVFLKSSMRGVHSPLTAPFTPDLDSPYASPAIRRLVGKQDPQSPWFGSLQSPHVMRRGPKLWSASTDSQANGSPPASPTAVYSSPTVDPNQKPSFLAQWLQNRKEQLPEASSQALFADSQAHIWALQGLSHLVAASFSEDQFGVVQTTLPNILSCLVVLLEAVDRHFKLPHASSKPVRAASSMNDSTYKTLRFALRAALKSAIYRMTTTFGDHLNAVNISTEHRKRLQQFLEFRE, encoded by the exons ATGACCAAGCATGACAAAATGTTTTCACTTAAACAGAATTGTTGGTTTATAAGAAAG GTGGTCATATGGAGGGCATTGGCGAGCATTGCGTGGACAGTTATCCTTTTACCTGTGACAACTGCACTTTTTGTGTTCGTCAGCAGATTTTGTCTGTTTCACCCCGTGCAATGGATTATAG AATGCACGAGCCTTCTTTCTGCCCCAAGCACCATCTTTTCACTTGTTGTGCTGTGTGCAGTTGTTCTGATCACTGGCATTTTTAACCTGGAGTTCTACACTT TGGTGCCTTCTATCCCATGTTCCCGTGTGGCTCTCCTGGGGGCAGTGCTTCACCCATGGCAGTGTGTCCATTCTTTGGTGTACTGCACCATGGGCATGTTGATGATGTGGTGTGCTGCTGTAATCATCGGTGGACGTTATAGCGCTCTTGGAAGTCCTTGCAGGGCAAGCGAGAG CGGTGAACCCATGACCTGTCTGAACGAATATCATCTCTTTCTACTTCTGGCTGGGGCCTTCGTGGGATACAGTCATAGTTTTTTGGGGGTGGTTCAAAATATGTATTATGTGTCCTTTCAACCCATACAA CAATATAAGTACCTCCGGTTTAAAGGCTCCCTTCCCATGGTGGTGAAACGCAGTGTTATTCAATCCTTATATTCAGCCAGGAACTTCATTGGACTCTATTTCTTTTTTG GGTATGTTCCCAAGGCCTGGATCTCTAGCACACTTAATCTGCATATAGACAG ATCTGTTCAGCCATTGGATTCATTTACTGGACTTCTAGATTTCTCCCTCCTCTACCATCTGTCCATCAGTGGTACCTTCTTGTACCTAACCTGGTACATCACTGTGCTTCTCTTCAGGATCTACGTAACAGAG GCCTACAGTTTTCCAGTGCAGTCTACATTTACTGAGGATGCAGAGCAGTGTCTGCCTAAAGTCCTGTCTGAGAAAAACACTTTAGTCATGAAG tTTTTGGCTCTTCAGGATTTAGCTCTCTTATCACAACACTCCCCTTCACGCAGACAGGAAGTCTTCAGTCTGAGTCAACCAG GCGGTCATCCTCATAACTGGAATGCGATCAGTAAAGAATGCCTGTCTCTTCTGAGTGAACTCACACTTAGACTGGTAGCTCATCAGGATGCGGTCGCCTCTAATGGCAGAATAAAGTCCCAATCTACCAGCAGTGACACCAAATCTGGCTCTTCAGGCAGTTCAG TAATGTTAGGGACAGAGGACCTGCCTGAGACACCTCGACCCAATATATCACTCAGGACTCCTGGATCCGTCTTCCTCAAGTCATCAATGAGAGGTGTGCACAGTCCTCTGACCGCTCCTTTCACCCCAGATCTGGACAGCCCTTACGCCTCACCTGCTATTCGCCGGCTGGTTGGCAAACAGGACCCTCAGTCGCCCTGGTTTGGCTCTTTGCAGAGCCCTCACGTCATGAGGAGAGGCCCCAAACTGTGGAGTGCCTCCACAG ACTCACAAGCCAATGGCAGTCCTCCTGCCTCTCCTACTGCTGTTTATAGTTCTCCTACAGTTGATCCAAATCAGAAACCCAGCTTCCTGGCCCAGTGGCTACAGAACAGAAAAGAGCAG CTTCCAGAAGCCTCCAGCCAAGCTCTGTTTGCTGACAGCCAAGCTCATATCTGGGCTCTTCAAG GATTATCTCATCTGGTGGCAGCCTCTTTTTCCGAAGACCAGTTTGGTGTGGTGCAGACTACATTACCTAACATTCTCAGCTGCCTAGTGGTTCTGTTAGAG GCTGTTGATAGACACTTTAAACTGCCTCATGCCTCCAGCAAGCCTGTGAGGGCTGCCTCCAGTATGAATGACTCCACCTACAAAACTCTAAGGTTTGCATTGCGAGCTGCACTTAAAAGCGCTATCTACAGGATGACCACCACTTTTGGAGATCACTTGAA TGCTGTGAATATATCAACAGAACATCGGAAAAGGCTTCAGCAGTTTTTGGAGTTTCGAGAATAA
- the tmem59 gene encoding transmembrane protein 59 has translation MSAVKSCWILLSFFYLIASTSGSSDVFDGVLGDSACCHKTCQMTYSLHTYPQEEALYACQRGCRLFSICQFVGDSKDLNETKSECESACREAYTQSDEQYACNLGCQSQLPFAEQRMEQLLTMVPKIHLLYPLTLVRGIWDDMMSQAHSFITSSWTFYLQADDGKVIIFQSEPQVQFFSQLDLQTEDTEQRSALNPGMNNPVYKDYPRTLIQERDRDMFMDRSNTEFDYNFFSCFSRNPWLPGWILTTTLVLSVMVLIWICCATVSTAVEQHVSAEKLSIYGDMEYMKDQKPIPYLQSSLVIIRSSGQEQEAGPLPSKVNLGQSNI, from the exons ATGAGTGCGGTAAAGTCTTGTTGGATTCTTCTCAGTTTTTTCTACTTAATTGCAAGCACCTCCGGATCATCCGATGTCTTTGATGGTGTTTTGGGAGACTCGGCGTGTTGTcataaaacatgtcagatgaCGTACAGTTTGCACACTTATCCACAG GAAGAGGCTCTGTACGCCTGTCAGAGAGGATGTCGTCTCTTCTCCATTTGTCAGTTTGTTGGTGACAGCAAGGATCTCAACGAAACAAAGTCTGAATGCGAGTCAG CCTGCCGCGAGGCCTACACCCAGTCAGATGAGCAGTATGCGTGTAATCTTGGATGTCAGAGTCAGCTGCCATTTGCAGAGCAAAGAATGGAGCag TTGTTGACGATGGTGCCCAAAATCCATCTGTTGTACCCGCTGACTTTGGTAAGGGGTATTTGGGACGACATGATGAGCCAGGCTCACAGTTTTATCACCTCGTCCTGGACATTTTACCTCCAGGCAGATGATGGCAAAGTGATCATTTTCCAG TCAGAGCCGCAAGTTCAGTTTTTCTCTCAGTTGGACTTACAGACAGAAGATACAGAGCAACGGAGCGCTT TAAATCCAGGAATGAACAACCCTGTTTACAAAGACTATCCAAGGACCTTAATTCAGGAGAGAGACCGAGACATGTTCATGGATCGTAGCAACACTGAGTTTGATTACAACTTTTTCAGCTGTTTCTCAAG GAACCCATGGCTGCCTGGCTGGATCCTGACCACCACTTTGGTTCTGTCTGTCATGGTTCTGATCTGGATCTGTTGTGCCACAGTGTCCACTGCTGTTGAGCAGCATGTTTCTGCTGAG AAACTAAGCATATATGGTGATATGGAGTACATGAAGGACCAGAAACCGATCCCTTATCTACAGTCCTCTCTGGTTATCATCAGATCTTCTGGACAGGAACAGGAGGCAGGACCCCTGCCATCAAAGGTCAACCTGGGTCAATCTAACATTTAA
- the LOC135765651 gene encoding low-density lipoprotein receptor class A domain-containing protein 1-like, translating to MFEFFSSDCCDECCRSCTRRAVCVSGIILSGLIFSAVTMLLVLAFSPKQPPITRDCRTPKNGSGFLCDDQVTRIPPSDLCNGAPNCPSGADEDQHMCSDLPNNLPDNLVFHCGNPHFWIFTDQKCNFINNCGDCSDEIGMCTFFYAPYSHNSQFFVHYCLVTILCFWVDSSCPSCGAEWWACTPVDYQYCDCIPRSLCQDSRQHCFDWSDEYMCIKG from the exons ATGTTTGAGTTTTTTTCATCAGATTGTTGTGATGAGTGTTGCCGATCCTGCACTAGAAGAGCCGTATGTGTCTCTGGGATCATTCTATCTGGTCTGATCTTCAGTGCAGTGACAATGCTGCTAGTTTTGGCTTTTTCCCCTAAACAACCTCCAA TAACTCGTGATTGTAGGACGCCAAAAAATGGCTCAGGATTTTTGTGTGATGACCAAGTAACCCGCATCCCACCCTCTGACCTCTGTAATGGAGCTCCAAACTGCCCCAGCGGGGCAGATGAGGACCAACATATGTGTA GCGATCTGCCGAACAACCTTCCAGATAACCTTGTTTTCCATTGTGGCAATCCACACTTCTGGATCTTCACTGACCaaaaatgtaactttattaaCAATTGTGGAGACTGCTCAGATGAAATTGGAATGTGTACGTTTTTTTACGCACCTTACTCTCATAATTCACAATTTTTTGTCCATTA TTGTCTTGTTACTATACTGTGCTTCTGGGTAGATTCAAGCTGTCCATCGTGTGGAGCAGAGTGGTGGGCCTGTACACCTGTGGACTATCAATACTGTGACTGCATACCCCGCAGTCTGTGTCAGGACAGTAGACAGCACTGTTTTGACTGGTCTGATGAATACATGTGCATCAAAGGCTAA
- the lrrc42 gene encoding leucine-rich repeat-containing protein 42: MYLNHDCGAVYVREKGELRYVNADAPQQHRLFNRDVSFKLCIDILPSAARTKRNDHFIFTYNKEGSLRYTVKSLFDISLQFIADHVEHVDSLVGFPEQMADKLFSAAEERHKFTDSHTAPRALQVFCEAYEELVLKSLCLRNRHLLICERLEEISKFQSLESLDLYGCRLGDNHDIFKYITSEALASLVKLFMGANRLSDAGLQRLTAPVRIMKKGLENLQLLDLSENSITEKGLGYLSCFESLEKLDISRTNITVNMSLKGFLRRKMGMVLSETPLKEFTHSDCKTEGWAEQVINQWEVTASEVPKKEHKPKTNALRFYGREKFVRETLNSLSGSSDTTNEYKVVHFYKLYPRGLNSAAEHNMHSTTAATIEKGKKRSLSMDEQQSSTPLAKRQSLSTLSAEDLDLLNSY; the protein is encoded by the exons ATGTATTTAAATCATGATTGTGGAGCCGTTTATGTCCGAGAGAAAGGAGAGCTGCGTTATGTGAACGCAGACGCTCCGCAACAGCACAGACTCTTCAACAGAGACGTCTCATTTAAACTGTGCATTGACATTTTACCATCAGCTGCTCGTACAAAGAGAAACGATCACTTCATCTTTACCTACAATAAAGAGGGAAGTCTACGGTACACGGTTAAATCTTTGTTTGACATATCGTTGCAGTTCATTGCTGATCACGTTGAACATGTTGATTCACTGGTTGGTTTTCCTGAGCAAATGGCTGATAAGTTGTTTTCCGCCGCTGAAGAAAGACACAAATTCACCGACTCTCATACTGCACCCAGAGCACTGCAAGTTTTCTGTGAGGCCTATGAAGAACTGGTGCTGAAATCATTGTGTTTGAGAAATAG gcATCTTTTGATATGTGAAAGATTGGAAGAGATAAGTAAGTTTCAGAGTCTAGAAAGCCTAGACCTCTATGGATGCAGATTAGGTGACAATcatgacatttttaaatacataaccTCTGAGGCCCTGGCTAG TCTAGTGAAGCTTTTTATGGGTGCAAACCGCCTTTCAGATGCAGGCCTGCAGAGACTGACAGCACCAGTCAGGATCATGAAAAAAGGCCTAGAGAACCTGCAGCTTCTAGACCTCTCGG AGAATTCCATCACAGAGAAAGGTCTTGGATATCTCTCATGCTTTGAATCACTTGAAAAACTAGACATATCAAGGACAAATATAACG GTGAATATGTCTTTGAAAGGATTCTTGAGAAGAAAGATGGGAATGGTCCTCTCAGAGACGCCTCTGAAGGAGTTTACTCACTCTGATTGCAAAACAGAGGGCTGGGCTGAAcag GTAATAAACCAATGGGAAGTCACAGCTTCAGAAGTACCGAAGAAAGAACACAAGCCAAAAACAAATGCTCTGCGTTTCT ATGGAAGGGAAAAGTTTGTTCGCGAGACATTAAACTCTTTGTCTGGGTCAAGTGACACCACAAATGAATATAAAGTTGTCCACTTTTATAAGCTTTATCCCCGTGGCTTAAATTCTGCAGCAGAACACAACATGCATTCCACAACAGCTGCTACTATAGAGAAGGGTAAGAAGAGGAGCCTGTCGATGGACGAACAACAAAGTTCAACTCCTCTTGCAAAGCGCCAGTCTCTGTCTACTTTGTCTGCAGAGGACTTAGATTTGTTAAATAGTTACTGA
- the ndc1 gene encoding nucleoporin NDC1 isoform X1, with product MTKHDKMFSLKQNCWFIRKVVIWRALASIAWTVILLPVTTALFVFVSRFCLFHPVQWIIECTSLLSAPSTIFSLVVLCAVVLITGIFNLEFYTLVPSIPCSRVALLGAVLHPWQCVHSLVYCTMGMLMMWCAAVIIGGRYSALGSPCRASESGEPMTCLNEYHLFLLLAGAFVGYSHSFLGVVQNMYYVSFQPIQQYKYLRFKGSLPMVVKRSVIQSLYSARNFIGLYFFFGYVPKAWISSTLNLHIDRSVQPLDSFTGLLDFSLLYHLSISGTFLYLTWYITVLLFRIYVTEAYSFPVQSTFTEDAEQCLPKVLSEKNTLVMKFLALQDLALLSQHSPSRRQEVFSLSQPGGHPHNWNAISKECLSLLSELTLRLVAHQDAVASNGRIKSQSTSSDTKSGSSGSSVMLGTEDLPETPRPNISLRTPGSVFLKSSMRGVHSPLTAPFTPDLDSPYASPAIRRLVGKQDPQSPWFGSLQSPHVMRRGPKLWSASTDSQANGSPPASPTAVYSSPTVDPNQKPSFLAQWLQNRKEQVKSFLAKRVLVVYLFNKLPEASSQALFADSQAHIWALQGLSHLVAASFSEDQFGVVQTTLPNILSCLVVLLEAVDRHFKLPHASSKPVRAASSMNDSTYKTLRFALRAALKSAIYRMTTTFGDHLNAVNISTEHRKRLQQFLEFRE from the exons ATGACCAAGCATGACAAAATGTTTTCACTTAAACAGAATTGTTGGTTTATAAGAAAG GTGGTCATATGGAGGGCATTGGCGAGCATTGCGTGGACAGTTATCCTTTTACCTGTGACAACTGCACTTTTTGTGTTCGTCAGCAGATTTTGTCTGTTTCACCCCGTGCAATGGATTATAG AATGCACGAGCCTTCTTTCTGCCCCAAGCACCATCTTTTCACTTGTTGTGCTGTGTGCAGTTGTTCTGATCACTGGCATTTTTAACCTGGAGTTCTACACTT TGGTGCCTTCTATCCCATGTTCCCGTGTGGCTCTCCTGGGGGCAGTGCTTCACCCATGGCAGTGTGTCCATTCTTTGGTGTACTGCACCATGGGCATGTTGATGATGTGGTGTGCTGCTGTAATCATCGGTGGACGTTATAGCGCTCTTGGAAGTCCTTGCAGGGCAAGCGAGAG CGGTGAACCCATGACCTGTCTGAACGAATATCATCTCTTTCTACTTCTGGCTGGGGCCTTCGTGGGATACAGTCATAGTTTTTTGGGGGTGGTTCAAAATATGTATTATGTGTCCTTTCAACCCATACAA CAATATAAGTACCTCCGGTTTAAAGGCTCCCTTCCCATGGTGGTGAAACGCAGTGTTATTCAATCCTTATATTCAGCCAGGAACTTCATTGGACTCTATTTCTTTTTTG GGTATGTTCCCAAGGCCTGGATCTCTAGCACACTTAATCTGCATATAGACAG ATCTGTTCAGCCATTGGATTCATTTACTGGACTTCTAGATTTCTCCCTCCTCTACCATCTGTCCATCAGTGGTACCTTCTTGTACCTAACCTGGTACATCACTGTGCTTCTCTTCAGGATCTACGTAACAGAG GCCTACAGTTTTCCAGTGCAGTCTACATTTACTGAGGATGCAGAGCAGTGTCTGCCTAAAGTCCTGTCTGAGAAAAACACTTTAGTCATGAAG tTTTTGGCTCTTCAGGATTTAGCTCTCTTATCACAACACTCCCCTTCACGCAGACAGGAAGTCTTCAGTCTGAGTCAACCAG GCGGTCATCCTCATAACTGGAATGCGATCAGTAAAGAATGCCTGTCTCTTCTGAGTGAACTCACACTTAGACTGGTAGCTCATCAGGATGCGGTCGCCTCTAATGGCAGAATAAAGTCCCAATCTACCAGCAGTGACACCAAATCTGGCTCTTCAGGCAGTTCAG TAATGTTAGGGACAGAGGACCTGCCTGAGACACCTCGACCCAATATATCACTCAGGACTCCTGGATCCGTCTTCCTCAAGTCATCAATGAGAGGTGTGCACAGTCCTCTGACCGCTCCTTTCACCCCAGATCTGGACAGCCCTTACGCCTCACCTGCTATTCGCCGGCTGGTTGGCAAACAGGACCCTCAGTCGCCCTGGTTTGGCTCTTTGCAGAGCCCTCACGTCATGAGGAGAGGCCCCAAACTGTGGAGTGCCTCCACAG ACTCACAAGCCAATGGCAGTCCTCCTGCCTCTCCTACTGCTGTTTATAGTTCTCCTACAGTTGATCCAAATCAGAAACCCAGCTTCCTGGCCCAGTGGCTACAGAACAGAAAAGAGCAG GTTAAAAGCTTTTTGGCAAAACGGGTGCTGGtagtgtatttatttaacaag CTTCCAGAAGCCTCCAGCCAAGCTCTGTTTGCTGACAGCCAAGCTCATATCTGGGCTCTTCAAG GATTATCTCATCTGGTGGCAGCCTCTTTTTCCGAAGACCAGTTTGGTGTGGTGCAGACTACATTACCTAACATTCTCAGCTGCCTAGTGGTTCTGTTAGAG GCTGTTGATAGACACTTTAAACTGCCTCATGCCTCCAGCAAGCCTGTGAGGGCTGCCTCCAGTATGAATGACTCCACCTACAAAACTCTAAGGTTTGCATTGCGAGCTGCACTTAAAAGCGCTATCTACAGGATGACCACCACTTTTGGAGATCACTTGAA TGCTGTGAATATATCAACAGAACATCGGAAAAGGCTTCAGCAGTTTTTGGAGTTTCGAGAATAA
- the yipf1 gene encoding protein YIPF1: MASDDFHFQFQEFEDDEQFIKDATTVTIDEPIKSRKQRRSAETGFQEDINDPLNNDDKTELLSGQRKSAPFWTFEYYQMLFDVDSHQVKSRMVGSILPWPGKNYVEMYLRSNPDLYGPFWICATLVFAIAISGNISSFLVHHGQPQYKYVPDFRKVTLAATAIYSYAWLVPLALWGFLAWRNTKTTTLVSYSFLQIVCVYGYSLSIYIPAVILWIIPNEGLRWCSIVVALCLSGSVLLLTFWPATRDDKPRITMAVMGTILILHVLLAVGCKACFFSTYEVNSSADPSDPIRVTNTLSPTKAN; this comes from the exons ATGGCGAGTGATGATTTTCATTTCCAGTTTCAAG AATTTGAAGATGATGAACAGTTCATCAAAGATGCCACAACAGTGACGATTGATGAACCCATTAAATCCCGAAAACAACGAAGGTCTGCCGAAACAGGCTTTCAAGAGGACATAAATGATCCATTGAACAACGATGATAAAACTGAG CTTTTGTCTGGTCAAAGAAAAAGTGCACCTTTCTGGACATTTGAGTACTACCAAATGTTATTTGATGTGGACAGTCATCAG GTAAAGAGCAGAATGGTAGGTTCAATTCTACCTTGGCCTGGGAAAAACTATGTTGAGATGTATTTAAGAAGTAACCCGGACCTGTATG GACCTTTCTGGATTTGTGCAACTCTTGTTTTTGCCATTGCAATTAGTGGAAACATATCCAGTTTTCTTGTGCACCATGGTCAGCCACAGTACAAATACGTGCCTGACTTCAGGAAAG taactttGGCAGCTACAGCAATCTACAGCTATGCATGGTTAGTGCCATTAGCTCTGTGGGGTTTTCTCGCTTGGCGAAATACAAAGACCACAACCCTAGTGTCCTACTCATTCCTGCAGATAGTCTGTGTCTATGGTTACTCTCTCTCCATCTATATTCCTGCTGTG ATACTGTGGATAATACCAAATGAAGGGTTGAGGTGGTGCTCCATTGTGGTAGCCTTGTGTCTCTCAGGATCTGTGCTGTTGTTGACATTCTGGCCGGCCACCAGGGATGATAAACCAAGAATTACTATGGCAGTTATGGGCACAATTTTGATTCTTCACGTCCTACTTGCAGTTGGTTGCAAG GCATGTTTTTTTAGTACATACGAGGTTAATTCATCAGCGGATCCTAGTGACCCTATAAGAGTGACCAACACTTTGTCACCAACAAAAGCAAACTAA
- the LOC135764468 gene encoding uncharacterized protein, which produces MAGKGEKVSKYETLKLLEKCRKERDDALQRENAMREKMRQYESRMRSTEALKPKLKQLILDNKELRKQVKTLRTEIGLEASPKFVGKTTKDIINDLREKESECTSLVEKAGKLSLTIDELTSELANTVTSKTLLEDQVQSLQQNLKDMTNNQRRLLKLWEDKKAHREQLSLPAIPQRPGQKLVVHKGVQTEMSISSNQILPTNAFETKTRRDSDKGRNHLERRSITLTNGTHREKHTLIQNEAKGVHN; this is translated from the coding sequence ATGGCTGGGAAAGGGGAAAAGGTGTCTAAATATGAGACGCTCAAGCTTTTAGAAAAGTGCCGAAAGGAAAGAGACGATGCTTTGCAACGCGAGAACGCGATGAGAGAAAAGATGAGACAATATGAGTCAAGAATGAGATCGACCGAAGCTCTCAAACCAAAACTAAAGCAACTCATTTTGGACAACAAGGAGCTGCGGAAACAAGTGAAGACACTGCGGACTGAAATCGGTTTAGAGGCGAGTCCAAAATTTGTTGGTAAAACTACAAAGGATATCATTAACGACCTGCGCGAGAAGGAGAGCGAATGCACTTCGCTTGTTGAAAAGGCGGGAAAATTAAGTTTGACCATCGATGAACTGACTTCTGAACTGGCCAACACAGTAACTTCAAAAACTCTGCTAGAAGATCAAGTCCAGTCTCTGCAGCAAAACCTAAAGGATATGACAAATAATCAGCGTCGTCTTCTGAAATTATGGGAGGATAAGAAGGCTCATCGTGAACAGTTGTCATTGCCTGCGATCCCGCAGAGACCCGGGCAAAAGCTCGTGGTGCATAAAGGCGTCCAGACTGAAATGTCGATCAGTTCAAACCAGATTTTACCAACAAATGCATTTGAGACAAAGACGCGCCGAGATAGCGATAAAGGCAGAAACCATTTGGAGAGACGCAGCATTACTTTAACAAATGGCACTCACAGAGAGAAACACACTTTAATTCAGAATGAAGCGAAAGGAGTACACAACTGA